The Pseudomonas sp. B21-023 genomic interval TCGATCAGCGCCTTGAGCGGCACTGCCGCCAGGTCGTCGGCGCGCACGCAGGCCAAGGCCCCGCCGAAACGGCCGATAGGAGTACGCACAGCATCGCAGATAAAGACGTCTCGCATCAGGCTTCTCCTGCCGTCTGGCCATGGGCGGCGGCGGTGCGCGCTTCGAGGTCGCGCAGGGCGGACAGTTCTACCTCGCTCGGAGCCGTGGTTTGCCGCACGTCGTCGGCGAAGCGGATCGCCCAGCCAGTGGCAGCGATGATCTGCTCGCGGGTCACGCCTGGGTGGATCGAGGTGACCACGAACTCATGGGTACCCGCCTCCGGCTCCATGATGCACAGGTCGGTGATGATGCCGACCGGACCTTCACCCGGCAGCCCCAGGCGCTGACGTGAATCGCCGCCTTCGCCATGCCCCACCGAGGTGATGAAGTCGAGCTTGTCGACGAAGGCCCGCGGCGACTGCTTGAGGATGATCAGCACCTGCTTGGCGGAACCGGCGATCTCCGGGGCGCCGCCGGCACCTGGCAGCCGGGTCTTCGGCGCGTGGTAGTCACCGACCACGGTGGTGTTGATATTGCCGAAGCGGTCAACCTGGGCAGCGCCGAGGAACCCTACATCGATGCGCCCACCCTGCAGCCAGTAACGGAAGATCTCACCGGTAGGCACCACGGTGTCGGCGGTCTCGGCCAGCTCGCCGTCACCGATGGACAACGGCAGCACGCTGGGCTTGGCACCGATCGGACCGGACTCGTAGATCAACACCACGTCGGGCGACGAGGTCAGACGCGCCAGGTTGGCGGCCTTGGAAGGCAGTCCGATGCCGACGAAGCAGACGGCGCCATTGCGCAGGCGACGGGCGGCGGCGACGGTCATCATTTCGGAAGTGGAGTAGCTCATTGCGCGGCCTCCGCGGTGCTGGCCAGCCTGGCCTGGAATTCGGTGAAGTCGGCGGTGCCACGGATATAGGTGTCGACCCAGGCGGTGAACGATTCACGGTTGCGGGCAATCGGGTCCCAGGCCTGGTAGAAGCGGTTGTCGCGCTCGTAGTAGCCGTGGGCGTATGAAGGGTGGGCGCCGCCAGGCACCAGGCATACCGCGCTGAGGGCCCATGTGGGCAGCACACAGGCATTCATCGGCGCCTGCAGGTCATCGACGATCTCCTCGACGGTGACGATGCAGCGCTTGGCTGCCAGCGCCGCTTCCTTCTGCACACCGAGGATGCCCCACAGCAACACATTGCCCTTGCGATCGGCCTTCTGCGCATGGATCACGGTGACGTCCGGGCGCACGGACGGTACCGCGGCAAGTACTTCACCAGTGAATGGGCAAGTGACGGACTTGATCAGCGGGTTGACCTTTGGCAGATCGGAACCGGCGTAGGCGCGCAGCACCGCGAATGGCAGGCCGGAGGCACCGGCGACATAGGCGTTGGCCAGGTCGGCGTGGCTGTGCTCCTCGATCTCGATCGCGTGGGGCCACTGTTTCTCCACCGCGTCGCGCAGGCGATGCAGCGAGCCCACGCCCGGGTTGCCGCCCCAGGAGAAGATCAATTTGCGCGCGCAACCGGCGCCGATCAGCTGGTCGTAGATCAGATCCGGGGTCATGCGCACCAGGGTCAGGTCGCGCTTGCCCTGGCGGATGATCTCGTGGCCGGCGGCGGTCGGGATCAGGTGGGTGAAACCTTCGAGGGCGACACTGTCGCCATCCTGGATGAACTGCTTCACGGCCTCGTGAAGCGAGAGGATTGCTGCCATTGGAGACTCCTGGTCAGGTCGAGTCGGGTCAGTGAGCAGCGGGCCGATGCATCGCTGCGATGGGCCCAGATTATGGAGACTGAGGGGGTTATCTCAATCCGATAATCGCACTTTTGTGCGATTATCGAACCATTTGTTACCCTGCTATTTATACGATCCTGCAGGAGCGAGCCACCAGACCTCAGGTCGCATCCGAGTGGCTGACCAACCCTTTCACCACGACAGCCACCGCGGCCAATGCCGCCGGCACCAGCAGTGCCGTCAGCACCTGCTCGAAATTCCAGCCCAACCCCAGCAGCGTAGCCCCGCTCCAGGCGCCGAGAATCGCGCCGAAGCGGCCGATCCCGAGCATCCAGGAAACGCCTGTGGCACGGCCTTGGGTCGGATAGAAGCGCGCCGCCAGCGAGGGCATGGCCGATTGCGCGCCGTTCACGCACATGCCGGCAACCAGCACCAAGGTCGCCAGCAAGGTGATGTTGCCCAGGCTCTGTCCAACGGCGTAGGCGAACACACCTGCCAGCAAGTAGAAGATGCCGATCACCTTGTGCGGGTTGAAGCGGTCCATGGCCCAACCCACTGCCACCGCGCTGAGCACCCCGCCAAACTGGAACAATGCGCCGATAAAGGCGGCCTGCTCCATGCTTGCGCCGCTGTCTCGCATCAGTGTCGGCAGCCAGCTGGTCAGCAGGTAGACGATCACCAGGCCCATGAAATAGGTCAGCCACAGCAATACGGTGCCCAGGCCATAGGTACCCGAGAAGATCACCGCAAACACGTTGCGCGCCGCCACCGCCTTCTGTTCCGGCACGCTGAAGCTCGATGCCTGGGCCACCTGTTCAGGATTGATCGGCGCCAGGGTCTTGCGCACCTTGTCGGCGCCGCGGTTGCGCACCACAAGGAATCGCGCCGACTCCGGCAACCAGGCCAAGAGCACCACTGCCAGCAGCAGTGGCAGGACACCGCCGATCACCAGCAGGCTGTGCCAGCCATATGCCGGGATCAGCTTGGCCGAAATGAAACCGCCGCCGGCCATGCCCAGGTTGAAGCCACAGAACATGCTGGTCACCAGCAGCGACTTGAGGCGCTCCGGAGTGTATTCCGACAGCAAGGTGGTGGCGTTGGGCATGCCAGCCCCAAGGCCCAGACCGGTCAGAAAGCGCAACACCAGCAATTGGTCGACATTGCTCGCGTAGGCCGAGGCCAGACTGAAGCCACCGAACACCAATACCGCGCCCACCAGCACGCCCTTGCGTCCGAAGCGGTCGGCCAGCGGGCCGGAGCCGAGGGCGCCGAACACCATGCCGATCAGCGCGGCGCTCATCACCGGGCCGAGGCTGGCCCGGTCGATGCCCCATTCCTGAGACAGTGCCGGGGCGATGAAGCCCATGGCGGCGGTGTCCAGGCCGTCGAGGAAGACGATCAGGAAACACAGGATCACCACCCGCCATTGATAACGGGACAGCGGCTGGGCATTGATGAAGGATTGGACGTCGAGGCAGTTGCCGACAGCGGATTGTGGCTTGTTCATTATTGTTATCCGGGAGTTGGGCGCAGGCAGGCTACCGCGCAGGGCGGATGCACTGGAACAGAAAACAGCGGATAGGTCGGCCGTGCTCAGCCGGAGCGCAGCAGCACCGTGCGCGGGTGCGACCGCGACAGCGAAGGGACAGTGGTCATGGGGATGCCCTCGGGCCTGTTGTTATTATCCGGTCGGCGCAGCCGACAGGTGCGACAGACATTAATCAGCGGGCGTGGGCGGCGCAATTCGTCGAGAGCGACACTGTGCGTTTATCGAACAGGAAACGGTATGGCGTGTTCAACGTTTCCGCGTATGAGCAACTGTCTTGTGTTGTTCGTAATCGCCTCATCGCTGGCAAGCCAGCTGAGCACGGTCGGTGTGGGAGCCAGCTTGCCGGCAATGGGGCGCAACGCGCCCCGGCGGGCTCAGCCAAATAGCTGATGGCACAAGTCCCTGCTGGCCGCCAGCAGGATCGGCAGGAAACGCTGCTCCAGTTCCCCGCGGCTGACGCGGCCGACATGGGTACTGACATTCAGCGCCGCCAGCACTTGACCCGACGCGTCATAGATCGGCACGGCAATCGAACGCAAGCCTTGCTCCAGTTCCTGATCCACCACGCACCAGCCCTGCTCACGCACCTGCTGGATACACGCGAACAACGAGGCCGGGTCATGCAGGGTACGGCTGGTACGGGCCTTGAGGTCGGCGCGTTCCAGGTATTCGTGCAGACTGGCATCGTCCAGTGCCGCCAGCAGGATACGGCCCATCGAAGTGCAATAGGCCGGCAAACGCCCACCGACCGAGAGGTCCACCGAGATCAGCCGTTCGACCGTGGCGGAGCGCGCAATATAAAGGATGTCATCGCCTTCCAATGTGGCCATGTTGGCCGCTTCGTGGAGCTGGTCGCTGATGCGATCCAGGTAAGGCTGGGCCGACACCGCCAATGGCGTGGATGACAGGTAGGCATGACCAAGGGTCAACACTTTGGGCAACAGCGAATAGGTACGCCCGTCAGTGGTCGCGTAACCCAGCTTCATCAGGGTATGCAGGCAGCGCCGCACCGCGGCCCGCGGAATCTCCGTTCGATGGCTGATCTGGGCGATGGTCAGGTGGCGCTTGCGCTCCTGGAAGGCTTGGATCACTGCCAGGCCACGGGCCAGGGAGGTCATGAAGTCAGGGTCACCGGTGAATGCCTGGATACGCTTGGCAGCCGACGCCACGATCGGGGGTGCCAGGGTGGGGCTGGTACTGCGTGCGGGCTCGTTGGCTGACTGGCCGCTGGTTTCTTCGCTCATGGACATGCCTCAAAAAAATCGCTACCTCGTGCGATTATCGAACGAACGGCCGATAATCGCAATTGACCGCTGACACTTTTACTTATACCTTTCCCCTGCCACATGTGGCTTCTTTGGAGAGACTGGTCAGGTACCCACCGTAGAAGTCCCAGGCAACGGCCTCGCCCCTCAGCGAGGCCGTTTTCATTTCTGACGGTAGACGGCGAACTTGCTTGGCACATCGGCTTGAACCTTTTGAATGCCGGCACGACAAAGGGTTTATAGACTGCACAATAAACTTCAGGTCTATTGTCAGTTGCAGGTAAAGAACGATAGCCTTCAACCGGGCGATTGCTATAATTGCCGATGTTGATTGCAAGCACCGTTTAACGGATCCAATCGACGCACTTTCGTTGCCTTGCGACTGCCAGCCCCTGTCTTTGCAGTGGTTTGCCGTGCGCTGCACAGCAGCTTGCCAACTCATGCATTGCCATTTCGGTGCAATGAATTGTTGGGCTTGCCGACATATCCGCATTCTGCGTGTGTATTTAAAGGCTGACGCCCCACTTCAACCTATTCAGGTATTACTGTGACGAAAGAAGAACTGCGCGCGGAACTCGAGCGCCAGGCTGAACGTTACAAGGATGTTTACGGTGGTGAAGTCACCACGTATGCCGCACAACCCGACCCGGAACGCAAACCTTGGCGTAAGCGTGCCAGCGTTCTCGACCAGGCGTTCGCCCAGGAAATCGAGAAGATCGAAAAGGAGCTGCGCAGCGACGACAATTGAAGCCGCTCAGTGCCAATGCGCCATCACCCAGGAAGGGTGTGCGGCGAAGCATGCCGGCGAAAACCTGTGATATGAAATGGAATCACACAAATTTCATACAGTCGTTTTAATTGCGCAAGCCCAGTAAAAATCACCTCAAATAGCTGATTTTTCTGAATTTTATCGATTTTTAACGGCGTTTTTTTGCGATTACCCGGCACGTGGGTGCTCGTGCCATGCCGGCATTCTCCTGCCATCGGTCAGCGGCAGGTGCATCGATTGCCATGGTTTTCTGGCATAATCCGCCCCCCCTAAGACCGCCAGACAACCTTCATGATCGATTTATTCAGCGGACTGGATGCCTGGGTTATCGTGAGCTTGACGCTCGCTCTGACCTTCGTGCTCGCCTTCGAGTTCATCAATGGCTTTCATGACACCGCCAATGCGGTAGCCACCGTCATCTATACCAAGGCCATGCCACCGCACCTCGCCGTGTTCTTCTCTGGCGTGTTCAACTTCCTCGGCGTTCTGCTCGGTGGTGTCGGGGTGGCCTATGCCATCGTCCACCTGCTGCCGGTCGAACTGCTGATCAATGTGAACACCGGCCACGGCCTGGCCATGGTCTTCTCGTTGCTGGCCGCCGCCATCACCTGGAACCTGGGCACCTGGTACTTCGGCATTCCGGCGTCCAGCTCGCACACCCTGATCGGCTCGATCCTCGGCGTCGGCCTGGCCAACGCCCTGCTCAGCGACATTCCGCTGGGTGACGGCGTCAACTGGCAGAAGGCCATCGATATCGCCATGTCCCTGGTGCTCTCGCCAATGGCCGGCTTTGCTGTCGCAGCCCTGGTGCTGATTGGCCTGAAATGGTGGCGCCCGCTGTCGAAGATGCACAAGACCCCTGACCAGCGCCGCAAGCTCGACGACAAGAAGCACCCGCCGTTCTGGAACCGCCTGGTGCTGGTGATCTCGGCCATGGGCGTGAGCTTCGTGCACGGCTCCAACGATGGCCAGAAAGGCATCGGCCTGATCATGCTGGTACTGATCGGTATCGTCCCGGCCAAGTTCGTCCTCGACCTGAACAGCACCACCTACCAGATCGAGCGTACCCGTGATGCCACCTTGCACCTGAGCCAGTTCTACCAGCGCAACGCCGCCACCCTGGGCGAGTTCCTGGCACTGGGCAAGGCGCAGGCAAGCGACCTGCCGGAGCAGTTCAGCTGCAATCCGCAGCAGACCGAGCCGACCATCGCCGCGCTGCAATCGTCGCTCGCCGGTGTGACCGACTATCGCGCCCTGAGCGCCGAGAAGCGCGTCGAAGTGCGCCGCTACCTGCTGTGCCTGGACGACACGGCGAAGAAGGTCGGCAAGCTGCCAGGCCTGGAGCCTCGCGAAAAGGCTGACCTGGATAAACTGCGCAAGGACCTGACCGCCACCACCGAATACGCCCCGTTCTGGGTGATCGTCGCTGTCGCCCTGGCCTTGGGCCTGGGCACCATGGTCGGCTGGAAACGCGTGGTGCTGACCGTTGGCGAGAAGATCGGCAAGCAGGGCATGACCTATGCCCAGGGCATGTCGGCCCAGATCACCGCGGCCTGCGCCATCGGCATGGCCAACGTGTTCAGCCTGCCGGTGTCCACCACCCACGTGCTGTCGTCTGGTGTCGCCGGTACCATGGTCGCCAACAAGAGCGGCCTGCAGGGCGGCACCGTGAAGACCATCCTGCTGGCCTGGGTACTCACCCTGCCGGCGTCGATGGGCCTGGCGGCCGGCCTGTTCTGGCTGGCCACCAAGGCCATTAGCTGAGTGCTGATGCAGTACTGAAAAAGGCGCCCCTTGCAGGGCGCCTTTTTCGTGGGAGCGGCGGTGCGCCGATGCGATTTGTCCCGAGATAGGCCCATTGAGGTTTAACGTTTCTTCCCACCCAACAGCGACCCCATCAACCCACGCACCAACTGGCGCCCCAGCTGATTGGCCGCCTGGCGCACCGCCGACTTGATCGCCTGCCCCGCCGCGCTCTGCAAGAACTCGCCGGCCTTGTCGGCGAAGCTGTCTTCCTCGGCCTTGGCCTGGGGTACCGGCTCCACAGGCTCACCCTTGCGCTGCGTGAGCATTTCATAGGCCGACTCACGATCGATCGGTTTGTCATAATGCCCTGACAACGGTGACGCCGCGATCAGCGCACTGCGCTCAGCCGCGCTCAAGGGTCCGATCCGCGACTGTGGCGGCGCGATCAACACCCGCTGAACCATGGCTGGCGTGCCCTTCTCCTCCAGGGTGCCAACCAAGGCTTCGCCGATACCGAGCTCAGTGAGCACCGCCAGGCTGTCGAACGCCGGGTTCGGCCGGAAACCATCAGCCACTGCACGCAATGATTTCTGCTCCTTGGCGGTGAAGGCGCGCAGGCCATGCTGGATACGCAACCCCAACTGAGCCAACACCGCATCCGGCAGATCTCCCGGCGACTGGGTGACGAAGTACACCCCCACGCCCTTGGAGCGGATCAGCCGCACCACCTGCTCCAGGCGGTCCTGCAACGCTTTGGGCGTACCATTGAACAGCAGATGCGCCTCATCGAAGAACAGCGCGAGCACGGGCTTGTCGGCATCGCCGCGCTCCGGCAATTGCTCGAACAGTTCAGCCAGCAACCACAACAGGAACGTCGCATAGACCTTGGGAGCGTCATGCACCAGGCGGCTGGCATCGAGCAGGTGGATGCGGCCGCGCCCGTCGCCCTCCGGGCGCAGCAGATCTTCGAGCTGCAGCGCCGGTTCGCCGAACAATGCCTCGGCCCCTTGTTGTTCCAGCGTCGCCAACCGGCGCAAGAGCGCCTGCGTGGAAGCGCTGGTCATCAACGCGCTGTCCTCGCCCAGCAATTGCGGGTTGTCCTTGAGGTGCGCGAGCAGGGCCTTGAGGTCCTTCAGGTCGAGCAGCAGCAAGCCCTCCCGGTCGGCCACCTTGAACGCCGCATACAAGGCAGCCTGCTGGCTGTCGGTGAGCTCCAGCAGGTTGCCCAGCAACAGCGGCCCCATTTCACTCATCGTGGTGCGCAGGGGGTGCCCCGATTGCCCCGCGACATCCCACAGGCTTACCGGGTAGCCCCGGGGCGTGTGATTCAGCCACGGCATGCCGGCGATCCGCTCGGCGACCTTGCCCTGCGGCGCGCCCGCCGCTCCGAGGCCACACAGGTCGCCCTTGACATCCGCGGCGAATACCGCCACCCCGGCGTCACTGAACAGCTCGGCGAGGTGCTGCAGGGTCACCGTCTTGCCGGTGCCCGTGGCTCCGGCCACCAGGCCATGCCGGTTGGCCAGGCGCATGGCCTGGGATACCGGCTGACCATCCGGCCCCGCCCCTACAACCATTCGTAAGGAATCTGACATCTTCTTTCATCCCCTGCTCAAGTTCTGCCGCGTGACAGCCGATATTTCAAAATGATTCTTACCAGAAAGACAGTAACAACCCGAAAAGGACCCACGGGACTTGTTGCACTGTTTTCCAGCCGTGCTTTGTGCGAACGACCCGATAAAAACCTTAGCGGACACGATCACGTTATGAACAAAAGCCTTCGTTTCAGCCACAAGATTCTTCTGGCGGCATCACTGATCGTGATACTCGCCTTCAGCCTGTTCACCCTGTACAACGACTATCTCCAGCGTAACGCCATTCGCGAAGACCTGGAGAACTACCTGGCCGAGATGGGCGAGTCTACCTCCACCAACATCCGCAACCTGTTCGAAGGGCGCATCAAACTGGTCGACAACGTCGCCCAGAACCTCGCCCAGTTCCCACAGAACACCGGCACCCTGCTGGGCCAGAATGCGCTCACCTCGAGCTTCCTGACCATCTACCTGGGCCAGCCCGACGGCACCTTCACCGTGCGCCCCGACACCAAGATGCCCGACGGCTACGATCCGCGCGTGCGCCCGTGGTACAAGGACGGCCTGAACGCCAGCGGCCCGATCCTCACCGAGCCCTACATCGACATGGCCACCAACAAGATGGTCATCTCGATCATCAGCACCGCGTCGCGCTCGGTTGGCGTGGTCGGCGGCGACCTGGCCCTCGACGGCCTGGTGGAGATCATCAACTCGCTGAACTTCGGCGGCATGGGCTATGCCTTCCTGGTCAACGACCAGGGCAAGATCCTGGTGCACCCGGACAAGAACCTGGTGATGAAATCGCTGACAGACCTGTTCCCGCAGAACACCCCTCGCCTGTCCCGCGACCTGACCGAAGTCACCCTCAATGGCGAAACCCGCCTGCTGACCTTCACCCCGGTCAAAGGCCTGCCATCGGCCAACTGGTACATCGGCCTGTCGGTGGACAAGGACAAGGCATTTTCGATGCTCAGCACCTTCCGCACCTCGGCAGTGATTGCCACAGTGGTGGCGGTGGTGATCATCATCGCCCTGCTCGGGCTGTTGATCCGCGTGCTGATGCAGCCACTGCACACCATGACCCGCGCCATGTCGAACATCGCCGAAGGCGAAGGCGACCTGACCCGCCGCCTGGAAATTCACAACCACGACGAATTCGGCATTCTCGGCACCGCTTTCAACCGCTTCGTCGAACGCATCCACGGTTCGATCCGCGAGGTGTCATCGGCCACCGAGCAGGTCAACGAAGTGGCGCTGCGCGTGATCAGCGCCTCGAACTCGTCGATGGCCAACTCCGACGAGCAGTCCAATCGCACCAACAGCGTCGCCGCCGCCATCAACCAGCTCGGTGCCGCCGCCCAGGAGATCGCCGGCAATGCCGCCCAGGCCTCGCAGCATGCCAGCTCCGCGCGGCTGCTGGCCGAGGAAGGCCAGCAGGTGGTGCAGCGCAACATCGATGCGATGAACCGCCTTTCGGACCTGATCGTCACCTCCAGCGAGCATATCGAGACGCTGAACAACAAGACCGTGAACATCGGCCAGATCCTCGAGGTGATCACCAGCATTTCCCAGCAGACCAACCTGCTCGCCCTCAACGCCGCCATCGAGGCTGCACGCGCCGGTGAGGCCGGGCGCGGCTTCGCCGTGGTCGCCGACGAGGTACGCAATCTGGCGCACCGCACCCAGGAGTCGGCGCAACAGGTGCAGACCATGATCGAAGAGCTGCAGGTTGGCGCTCGCGAGTCGGTCGACACCATGGGCCAGAGCCAGCGTCACAGCCAGGACAGCATGGACATCGCCAACCAGGCCGGCGAGCGCCTGGGCAGCGTCACCCAGCGTATCGGCGAGATCGACGGCATGAACCAGTCGGTGGCCACCGCCACCGAAGAGCAGACCGCCGTGGTCGACTCGATCAACATGGACATCAACGAGATCAACATGCTCAACCAGGAAGGCGTCGAGAACCTGCAGGCCACCCTGCGCGCCTGTTCGGACCTGGAACAGCAGGCCGGTCGCCTCAAGCACTTGGTCGGCAGCTTCCGCATCTGACCCTGCGCCCGCTCCCACTTTTGCAGTGGGAGCGGGCCGCGCCAAACCTCGATCGAACAAACTATCCTTCAAGTAGGTCAACCCTAAGGCGCGTCATCGTCGGCCCAGTGCCGCCTGGTGACACACCCGAGGACGATCCCGGAGGGATGCTGATCGTGCACATCGCCGACATCACCATGTTCTATGCCCCGGCCAGCGGCGGGGTAAGAACCTATCTTGATGCCAAACACCGCCGCCTCGACGCCATGTCCGGCGTTCGCCACAGCCTGTTGATTCCCGGCGCCAGCGCCAGCCAGACCAATGGCGTCTACCATGTTCCCGCGCCGCCCCTACCCTTCGGCAACGGCTACCGTTTCCCGGTACGCCTGGCTCCTTGGTGCAAGGAGCTACGTCGTCTGCAACCCGACCTGATCGAAGTCGGCGACCCTTATCTCACCGCCTGGGCGGCCCTGGAAGCGCGGCGCAAGCTCGATGTCCCGGTGATCGGCTTCTATCACTCCGACCTGCCGCTGCTGGTGAGCAACCGCATGGGCAATTGGTTCACCCCCAATGTCGAGGCCTATGTCAGCAAGCTCTACGGACATTTCGACCGGGTACTCGCGCCCAGCCAGGTGATGGCCGACAAGCTGCGCAGGCTGGGGGTCGAGAATGTGCATGTGCAACGCCTGGGGGTGGACCTGATGCAATTTCACCCTGACAAGCGCGACCCCGGCCTGCGTCGCGAACTGGGCATCGCCGATACCAGTCGACTGCTGGTGTTTGCCGGCCGTGGCTCGCGGGAAAAGAACCTGCCGGTACTGCTCGACTGCATGCAGGCACTCGGACAGCCCTATCACCTGCTTTTGGTGGGCTCGAACATGCCGATCGGGGTGCCAGACAATGTCAGCGTGATCGACCACTTCTGCCCCCCCGATGAAGTCGCTCGGCTACTGGCCAGCGCCGACCTGCTGGTGCACGCCGGCGACCAGGAAACCTTCGGCCTGGTCATTCTCGAGGCCATGGCCAGTGCCACGCCCGTGGTGGCCGTGCACGCTGGCGCCTTCGGCGAAATCGTCAACGAACAGTGCGGCCGCCTGTGCCCACCTAACGACGGCCGCGCCATGGCCGCCGCCGTGCGCGAAGTCTTCGACCACGGCGTGCGCCAGCTTGGCAGCCAGGCGCGTCGCCACGTGGAACGCCATTACAGCTGGGACAACGTGGTCAGTGGCCTGCTCCAGCATTATCAGGCGGTGCTGGGCCACCCGCTACCGGTGCGCGCCCATGGCTGAGCCCGCCTCCACCCGACGCAGCCTGATGCTGGTGCTGCACGACGTGGCGCCGGAAACCTGGCCGGACTACCAGCCCTTCGTCCAGGCGATCGATGACTTGGGGGACGTGCCCATGACCTGGCTGGTGGTGCCGGATTTCCACCACCGCAATCCGCTCACGCATTCGCCCACCTTCTGTCGCCTGCTCGACCGACGCCTGGCCCGTGGCGACGAACTGGCCCTGCACGGCTACTACCATGCCGACGACGGTCCGGCGCCTCGCGGGCCGCGCGAATATTTCATGCGCCGGATCTACACCCACGAAGGTGAGTTCCACGGCCTGGAACAGGCCAGCGCACTTCAGCGCCTGCAAGCCGGGCTGGCATTGTTCGGGCAACAAGGCTGGCCAGTGGCGGGGTTCGTCGCCCCCGCCTGGCTGATGAGCGAAGGCACGCGCCAGGCGCTGCGCCAGCTGCCGCTGCGCTACACCAGCACCCCAAGGCACCTGTACCGGTTGCCGGACTTCACCGCCTTTGATGCCCCGGGGCTGGTATGGAGTGCGCGCAGCGCCTGGAGACGAGGGTTGTCCAAGGTAGTCAGTGACTGGCAGTGCCGGCGCTGGCGCGAGGCCGACACTCTGCGCCTGGGCCTGCATCCGGTGGACATGCGCCACGCCAGCTCACGCAATTACTGGCTCGAGACCTTGCACCAATTGCTGGCGCAGGGGCGTGAGCCACTGACCAAGTCGGCCTGGTTGGAGCGCCAGGCCGCGCCATGAGTCGCCTGGGCTGGCTAGGCCTGGCCTTGCTGCTGGCAGTGTCAGTGCCCGCCCTGCTGGGCGGCCGCGATTTGCTCCCACGCCTGCAATCCTTCGCCCCCGGCCTGATGGCGCTGCTGCTGGGCATGATCCTGCTGTGCTGGACGCTCAATGCCCTGCGCCTGCGCCTGCTGCTCGGCGAACAGGGCGCCCGGGTGGGCCGGCTCCGCAGCCTGGGAGTAGTCATGGCCACCGAGTTCGCCATCTGTACCACTCCTGGCGGTACGGGGGGCCCACTGACGCTGATGACCCTGCTGAAACGCGAGCGTATCGCGCCTTCGCTTAGCGGCGCGGTGTTCGCCATGGACCAGTTGAGCGACCTGCTGTTCTTCTTCTGCGCCATGCTGGCGATAGCCGCGTACGCCCTCTTCCACAGGCTCGGCCACAGCCAGACGCAAATGTTGATGGGCAGCGCGTTGCTCTTGTGCACCGCGCTGGCGGGAATCGTCCTGCTGCTGCGTTATCGACGCGGGGTGATGCGCGGCAATG includes:
- a CDS encoding methyl-accepting chemotaxis protein → MANSDEQSNRTNSVAAAINQLGAAAQEIAGNAAQASQHASSARLLAEEGQQVVQRNIDAMNRLSDLIVTSSEHIETLNNKTVNIGQILEVITSISQQTNLLALNAAIEAARAGEAGRGFAVVADEVRNLAHRTQESAQQVQTMIEELQVGARESVDTMGQSQRHSQDSMDIANQAGERLGSVTQRIGEIDGMNQSVATATEEQTAVVDSINMDINEINMLNQEGVENLQATLRACSDLEQQAGRLKHLVGSFRI
- a CDS encoding glycosyltransferase family 1 protein, whose translation is MLIVHIADITMFYAPASGGVRTYLDAKHRRLDAMSGVRHSLLIPGASASQTNGVYHVPAPPLPFGNGYRFPVRLAPWCKELRRLQPDLIEVGDPYLTAWAALEARRKLDVPVIGFYHSDLPLLVSNRMGNWFTPNVEAYVSKLYGHFDRVLAPSQVMADKLRRLGVENVHVQRLGVDLMQFHPDKRDPGLRRELGIADTSRLLVFAGRGSREKNLPVLLDCMQALGQPYHLLLVGSNMPIGVPDNVSVIDHFCPPDEVARLLASADLLVHAGDQETFGLVILEAMASATPVVAVHAGAFGEIVNEQCGRLCPPNDGRAMAAAVREVFDHGVRQLGSQARRHVERHYSWDNVVSGLLQHYQAVLGHPLPVRAHG
- a CDS encoding DUF2334 domain-containing protein, giving the protein MAEPASTRRSLMLVLHDVAPETWPDYQPFVQAIDDLGDVPMTWLVVPDFHHRNPLTHSPTFCRLLDRRLARGDELALHGYYHADDGPAPRGPREYFMRRIYTHEGEFHGLEQASALQRLQAGLALFGQQGWPVAGFVAPAWLMSEGTRQALRQLPLRYTSTPRHLYRLPDFTAFDAPGLVWSARSAWRRGLSKVVSDWQCRRWREADTLRLGLHPVDMRHASSRNYWLETLHQLLAQGREPLTKSAWLERQAAP
- a CDS encoding lysylphosphatidylglycerol synthase transmembrane domain-containing protein, with amino-acid sequence MSRLGWLGLALLLAVSVPALLGGRDLLPRLQSFAPGLMALLLGMILLCWTLNALRLRLLLGEQGARVGRLRSLGVVMATEFAICTTPGGTGGPLTLMTLLKRERIAPSLSGAVFAMDQLSDLLFFFCAMLAIAAYALFHRLGHSQTQMLMGSALLLCTALAGIVLLLRYRRGVMRGNGRLLRRLGMSPARRRRWARKVLRFIHALGDTWRMPRRTLAAVFFLTCAHWCLRYSVLYLVLRGLGVELAWIPSFLVQMLSLSAGQFSLLPGGAGAAELTSATLLSPLVGSSTAAAAILIWRAVTYYFYLLAGGPVFLYLLARPLLDRRRRQTG